From Mycolicibacterium nivoides, a single genomic window includes:
- a CDS encoding cysteine hydrolase: protein MTAIAVNGSSRTTPLDPVALDPEALGYPADNRAAIPPLAKQWEGLDFREILSRPAAFLSISQSNSLYKPGGVQYAEGHAFRGSLEATVKAAKAARSAPNFVSFNWIGFSVFRDDYPKTDFDKAQYDGWTGHIDATPEQIAWDNELVDELRELVEPGDNELYEKALQTAFVGTDLPGALSRQRVEVLVLTGIHLDWCVEGNARAARDHGLLPIVIGDATGAAHPDQERAAFERINNFFAPVITSDQFVDWVGR from the coding sequence GTGACCGCAATCGCCGTCAACGGATCATCTCGAACCACCCCACTCGATCCGGTCGCGCTCGACCCCGAAGCACTGGGTTATCCGGCCGACAACCGGGCGGCCATCCCGCCGCTGGCCAAGCAGTGGGAGGGGCTTGATTTCCGCGAGATCCTCTCCCGGCCGGCCGCTTTTCTGTCGATCAGCCAATCCAACTCGCTGTACAAGCCGGGTGGGGTTCAGTACGCGGAGGGGCACGCGTTCCGCGGCAGCCTGGAAGCGACCGTCAAGGCGGCCAAAGCCGCACGCTCGGCGCCGAACTTCGTCTCGTTCAACTGGATCGGGTTCTCGGTGTTCCGCGACGACTACCCCAAGACGGACTTCGACAAGGCGCAGTACGACGGGTGGACCGGACACATCGATGCCACGCCCGAGCAGATCGCTTGGGACAACGAGCTGGTGGACGAACTACGTGAGTTGGTGGAACCCGGCGACAACGAGCTGTACGAGAAGGCGCTGCAGACGGCCTTCGTCGGCACGGACCTGCCCGGTGCGTTGAGCCGGCAACGAGTGGAGGTGTTGGTGCTCACCGGGATCCATCTCGACTGGTGTGTGGAAGGCAATGCCCGCGCGGCGCGCGACCACGGCCTGTTGCCCATCGTGATCGGTGACGCGACAGGTGCGGCCCATCCGGACCAGGAGCGTGCGGCGTTCGAACGGATCAACAACTTCTTCGCGCCGGTCATCACCTCGGACCAGTTCGTGGATTGGGTCGGCCGCTGA
- a CDS encoding TetR/AcrR family transcriptional regulator C-terminal ligand-binding domain-containing protein encodes MDTAIADATEAVLLSHGYSAVNIDRIAKLAGTTRAAIYRRAKTPGELVIALLISRFGIDPAPDSGNLREDLRLVQELQRDFFVDPMVQAALAGALGDMRDDAALGEAFYERFMEPRRRSVAAMLTRAADRGEIPPPSHPEVISDLLTGPLVLRAVLPAIGSIDDAIVNATIEAALTACGYGVPRAGSC; translated from the coding sequence TTGGACACCGCCATCGCGGATGCGACTGAGGCGGTGTTGCTTTCGCATGGCTACTCGGCGGTGAACATTGATCGGATAGCCAAGCTGGCCGGCACGACCCGCGCGGCGATCTACCGTCGGGCCAAGACCCCGGGAGAGCTCGTCATAGCGCTGCTGATCAGCCGTTTCGGGATCGACCCCGCCCCGGACAGCGGCAATCTCCGCGAAGACCTGCGGCTGGTGCAGGAACTCCAGCGTGACTTCTTCGTCGACCCGATGGTTCAGGCCGCACTGGCGGGCGCGCTGGGGGATATGCGAGACGACGCCGCACTCGGCGAGGCGTTCTATGAACGCTTCATGGAGCCGCGTCGCCGCTCGGTGGCCGCAATGCTCACCCGCGCCGCCGACCGCGGCGAGATTCCGCCGCCATCGCACCCGGAGGTCATCTCCGACCTCTTGACCGGGCCGCTGGTGCTTCGCGCAGTGCTACCGGCCATCGGGTCGATCGACGACGCGATCGTGAACGCCACCATCGAGGCCGCGCTGACGGCGTGCGGTTACGGCGTTCCGCGGGCGGGCAGTTGCTGA
- a CDS encoding alpha/beta hydrolase: protein MTGDALVRREIRIPAGTDDQLDAWVYLPDRPGPVPVVVMAHGIGGIKAGGLAPFAQRFASNGFAAVVFDYRHWGESTGRPRQFLSIRRQLEDYRSALTWARTRDEFDASRMFVWGTSFAGMHIVELAASEPGLAGAIAQCPLVDGLAGLTNIPVARGLRLTAHALADLAGSVFGRPPRYLPISVPPGQLGVIATDDAMVGMARLDPGNGSWSNEITARSLLDVTLHRPVKHARNARCPLLMVVAEHDTMAPTGPALAAATNAPLGELYRSRGGHYDVYAGGLDHENVLRVETSFLQRHSETPTR from the coding sequence ATGACGGGCGACGCGCTCGTCCGCCGTGAGATTCGCATCCCGGCCGGCACAGACGACCAGCTTGATGCCTGGGTGTACCTGCCCGACCGGCCAGGGCCGGTTCCGGTTGTGGTGATGGCGCACGGCATCGGAGGTATCAAGGCCGGCGGATTGGCACCGTTCGCGCAAAGATTCGCGAGCAATGGATTCGCAGCCGTCGTGTTCGACTACCGCCACTGGGGCGAATCCACCGGCCGGCCAAGGCAATTCCTCTCCATCCGTCGCCAGCTCGAGGACTACCGCAGCGCGCTGACATGGGCACGGACCCGGGACGAATTCGACGCTTCGCGAATGTTCGTGTGGGGAACCTCGTTTGCCGGCATGCACATCGTCGAGTTGGCCGCCAGCGAGCCCGGTCTGGCCGGCGCCATTGCCCAATGCCCGCTGGTGGACGGCCTCGCCGGGCTGACCAACATCCCCGTGGCCCGAGGGCTGCGCCTGACCGCACACGCGCTGGCGGATCTGGCCGGATCTGTATTCGGCCGGCCCCCGCGCTATCTGCCGATCAGCGTCCCGCCGGGACAGCTCGGGGTGATCGCAACCGACGATGCGATGGTCGGCATGGCCCGACTCGATCCCGGCAACGGCTCCTGGTCCAACGAGATCACCGCCCGGTCACTACTGGACGTGACACTGCACCGACCGGTGAAACACGCCCGGAACGCCCGATGCCCTCTGCTCATGGTCGTGGCCGAGCACGACACCATGGCTCCCACCGGACCGGCGCTGGCCGCCGCGACGAACGCACCCCTGGGCGAGCTGTACCGCAGCCGCGGCGGACACTACGACGTCTACGCCGGCGGGCTCGATCACGAAAACGTACTGCGCGTCGAGACATCCTTCCTGCAACGGCACTCCGAGACACCCACTCGCTGA
- a CDS encoding saccharopine dehydrogenase NADP-binding domain-containing protein — protein METIWVLGATGKGGRAIAAELIGTRADVVLVGRDRDRLATAAASLGDQNRTVLAPGPSELATLIAAEKPTVVVNTIGPFGETTAPLARACVTAGSHYVDLANELPPVQAVLNMDADARSAGVTLVTGAGFGVLATEALVIELAGGRPSASRATVAAMPVVDGLGSAVLSSVIDAVAFGGRRYRDGQLLRTRLGADHAWIPLPDLPAIQALAVPTGELEAAHRASGAGDVVALSSEVPSGRLARAALPMMSALLAVRPIRAGVQRLVERARLTPPAKSGDTSWAYARLEWPDGTHREAWLRTGEGYGFTAKVAAHTVARLSDGQGRPGAFTPGALFGADLARDAGAQIIAPGTVTS, from the coding sequence ATGGAGACAATCTGGGTACTCGGCGCGACCGGCAAGGGTGGTCGGGCAATCGCCGCTGAACTGATCGGCACCAGGGCCGATGTGGTGCTCGTCGGCCGTGACCGCGACCGGCTGGCCACCGCGGCCGCGTCATTGGGAGACCAGAACCGCACGGTCCTGGCGCCTGGGCCGTCCGAGTTGGCCACCCTGATCGCAGCCGAAAAGCCGACGGTGGTCGTGAACACCATCGGCCCGTTCGGCGAGACGACCGCGCCGCTGGCGCGAGCATGCGTGACAGCTGGGAGCCACTACGTGGACCTGGCCAACGAGCTACCGCCCGTGCAGGCGGTGCTGAACATGGATGCCGACGCGCGTAGCGCGGGGGTCACGCTGGTCACCGGGGCGGGCTTCGGAGTGCTCGCCACCGAGGCTCTCGTGATCGAGTTGGCCGGCGGTCGACCCTCGGCATCACGCGCAACCGTCGCCGCAATGCCCGTCGTCGACGGGTTGGGTTCAGCCGTGCTCTCGAGCGTGATCGATGCGGTCGCATTCGGCGGCCGCCGCTACCGCGACGGGCAGCTGCTGCGGACGCGCCTGGGTGCCGACCACGCGTGGATTCCGTTGCCGGACCTGCCCGCAATCCAGGCCCTCGCGGTCCCTACCGGTGAACTGGAAGCGGCTCACCGCGCTTCGGGCGCCGGTGACGTGGTGGCCCTGTCCAGCGAAGTGCCCAGCGGGCGACTGGCACGCGCGGCCCTACCGATGATGTCGGCGCTGCTGGCCGTACGGCCGATCCGGGCCGGGGTGCAGCGCCTGGTCGAGCGGGCCCGTCTGACTCCACCGGCGAAATCCGGCGACACCTCCTGGGCGTATGCCCGGCTGGAGTGGCCCGACGGGACACATCGCGAGGCCTGGCTGCGGACCGGTGAGGGCTACGGCTTCACCGCCAAGGTCGCCGCTCATACCGTCGCCCGGTTGAGCGACGGTCAGGGTCGTCCCGGAGCCTTCACTCCGGGGGCACTGTTCGGTGCCGACTTGGCTCGCGACGCGGGAGCACAGATCATCGCGCCGGGCACGGTGACATCGTGA
- a CDS encoding response regulator transcription factor: MKRILVVDDEPTILAAVATRLRAEAFEVATAVDGPSAVETALATSPDLVVLDVMLPGFDGLEVCRRIQAQLPVPVLMLTARTDETDMLIGLGIGADDYLTKPFSMRELVARVRVLLRRVDRANGDQPLSVGDYRIDLSERRVHEGDREIHLTRTEFDLLVFLAGRPRAAVPRETLLEHVWGWAAGVETRTVDSHVKALRRKLGSELIRTVHGVGYALEVPR, encoded by the coding sequence GTGAAGCGAATCCTGGTGGTCGACGACGAGCCGACCATCCTGGCCGCGGTGGCGACCCGGCTGCGTGCCGAGGCTTTCGAGGTGGCGACGGCGGTCGACGGACCGTCGGCGGTGGAAACCGCGTTGGCAACGTCGCCTGATCTTGTGGTCCTCGACGTGATGCTGCCCGGCTTCGACGGTCTGGAAGTGTGCCGGCGTATTCAGGCACAGCTTCCCGTGCCGGTGCTGATGCTGACTGCCCGCACCGACGAGACAGACATGCTCATCGGCCTCGGTATCGGTGCCGACGACTACCTGACCAAGCCGTTCAGCATGCGCGAACTGGTGGCCCGGGTGCGGGTGCTGTTGCGCCGGGTGGACCGGGCGAACGGCGACCAGCCGCTGTCGGTGGGCGACTATCGCATCGACCTGAGCGAGCGTCGGGTCCATGAGGGCGACCGGGAGATCCACCTCACCCGAACCGAATTCGATCTGCTCGTGTTCCTGGCCGGCCGGCCCAGGGCCGCGGTGCCCCGCGAGACCCTGCTGGAGCACGTGTGGGGTTGGGCCGCCGGGGTGGAGACCCGCACCGTGGACAGCCACGTCAAGGCGCTGCGCCGCAAGCTCGGATCCGAGCTGATCCGGACGGTGCACGGAGTGGGCTACGCCCTGGAGGTCCCGCGATGA
- a CDS encoding SWIM zinc finger family protein yields MDQQTVWSTDEVRQFAGKAYAAGQKLAGAAGWSGTGATQTLVWGDFQGSGRTPYRVQVNLVGPTYKCSCPSRQFPCKHVVGLVLRWCGGSVDASSEAPAGVVAAPAAPAAPKAPREVSEKAIAAREHSVSEGLEQLQRWIDDQVRNGIAGISADPYAGWSEPIAKRMVDAKAPGLARWLRSLPGHLTHDEWPRLIIEDLGLIRLLIDAYRTVDALSEETAAAVRRHIGFTVGRAEVLAADPVNDTWQVLGYAETLEDRYTTRRMWLSGTATGLLVNVQSTAPSGASFDNRLTPGREFTGGVYPYPGGPSSFRVAIPDGDVPTEPIGQLAVAGTGIDSALAARARALTVDPWLLRYPAIVAARPVELSRPKRRYLVDAAGSALPATCDDARWARLQAGSGGRLFPLLTEITTDGIDPLSMLSDAPPSRLAGPAVTAL; encoded by the coding sequence TTGGATCAGCAAACGGTGTGGTCCACCGACGAGGTACGTCAGTTTGCCGGGAAGGCGTACGCAGCGGGCCAGAAACTCGCAGGCGCCGCCGGTTGGTCCGGCACCGGTGCCACCCAAACCTTGGTTTGGGGCGACTTCCAGGGCAGCGGGCGTACCCCGTATCGCGTACAGGTCAACCTGGTGGGCCCGACGTACAAGTGCTCGTGCCCGTCGCGGCAATTTCCCTGTAAACACGTGGTCGGTCTGGTGCTGCGCTGGTGTGGCGGCAGCGTCGACGCCTCGTCGGAGGCTCCAGCGGGCGTCGTCGCGGCGCCTGCAGCTCCCGCAGCTCCGAAAGCGCCGCGTGAGGTCAGCGAGAAGGCCATCGCGGCACGCGAGCACAGCGTCAGCGAGGGTCTGGAGCAGCTCCAGCGGTGGATCGACGATCAGGTCCGCAACGGCATCGCCGGCATCAGCGCCGATCCGTACGCCGGCTGGAGTGAGCCGATCGCCAAACGTATGGTCGACGCCAAGGCCCCTGGCCTGGCGCGCTGGTTGCGCAGCCTGCCCGGCCATCTCACCCACGACGAGTGGCCACGGCTGATCATCGAGGACCTCGGGCTGATCCGGCTGCTGATCGACGCCTACCGCACCGTCGACGCGCTGTCCGAGGAGACCGCCGCTGCGGTTCGCCGCCACATCGGATTCACGGTGGGGCGGGCAGAGGTGCTGGCCGCCGACCCGGTCAACGACACCTGGCAGGTACTCGGTTACGCCGAGACCTTGGAGGATCGATACACCACCCGGCGAATGTGGTTGAGCGGCACCGCCACCGGCCTCCTGGTCAATGTGCAGTCCACCGCGCCGAGCGGGGCCAGCTTCGACAACCGGCTCACCCCCGGGCGCGAGTTCACCGGCGGCGTCTACCCGTATCCCGGCGGCCCGTCGAGCTTCCGAGTCGCAATCCCCGACGGCGACGTGCCGACCGAGCCCATCGGGCAACTCGCGGTCGCCGGCACCGGGATCGATTCGGCGCTGGCCGCACGGGCCCGCGCTCTGACGGTCGACCCGTGGTTGCTCCGGTACCCCGCGATCGTCGCCGCCCGGCCCGTAGAACTCAGCAGGCCCAAACGCCGCTACCTGGTCGATGCCGCGGGCAGCGCTCTGCCTGCGACTTGCGACGACGCCCGCTGGGCCCGACTACAGGCCGGAAGCGGCGGACGACTATTTCCGCTGCTGACCGAGATCACCACGGACGGGATCGATCCGCTGTCGATGTTGAGCGACGCGCCGCCATCGCGTCTGGCCGGCCCGGCGGTGACCGCCCTGTGA
- a CDS encoding DUF4153 domain-containing protein, which yields MTTVVPGVPEAPRYPGQPAIPPLIGPALPSSGEPGWTVWPRRVWPIEPLSSAPRRPLILAVAAGLVGTAVWRPSVLSIGYLVVGIMVFGVVFGTAERRPTRTEWAGMALTMALLAVPALLAADWLGVLCIMAAWIVGWCTLFGGRTWTAVFSAPFLAWALPARVSGWVRRGLPSRVGVANPGRVAVVIGLTVLLAFVFGALFASADAAFAHLVGNLVPTFDGVDAVARVVVFGIVASFVLGGAYLTRFPPRLDVLAPAPMKAVPRWEWALPLGVLDALFLAFVVVQAAVLFGGHTHVLETEGLTYAEYARQGFWQLLWVSALTLLVLGVVIRVAGRADAADRRLLRVLVGILCATSVVVVISAIHRMWLYQQAYGFSTDRLMVVTIELWLGVVFLLVAATGVRMSGRWLPHAVLVAGVVALLGLAALNPERLVADRNIDRFQQNGQLDAEYLSRLSSDIDPALHRLPEHLRACVRSDGSDSDPWYLFNLSRSRADRPVVTDLPEYCSVYWSYDYR from the coding sequence ATGACGACTGTGGTTCCAGGAGTTCCTGAAGCTCCACGATATCCGGGACAACCGGCGATACCACCGCTGATCGGTCCGGCGCTGCCGAGCTCGGGCGAGCCCGGGTGGACGGTGTGGCCACGGCGGGTATGGCCGATCGAGCCGCTGTCGTCGGCGCCACGCCGACCGCTGATCCTCGCCGTCGCCGCCGGTTTGGTGGGGACGGCGGTGTGGCGGCCATCCGTGCTCAGCATCGGCTACCTCGTGGTCGGGATCATGGTTTTCGGCGTGGTGTTCGGCACTGCCGAGCGTCGACCGACCCGCACGGAGTGGGCCGGGATGGCGTTGACCATGGCGTTGTTGGCGGTACCCGCGCTGCTGGCGGCAGATTGGCTGGGTGTGCTGTGCATCATGGCGGCCTGGATCGTCGGCTGGTGCACGCTTTTCGGCGGGCGGACCTGGACCGCGGTGTTCAGCGCGCCGTTTCTGGCGTGGGCCCTGCCGGCCCGGGTGAGCGGGTGGGTGCGACGTGGATTGCCGAGCCGGGTGGGTGTCGCCAACCCGGGCCGCGTCGCCGTCGTCATCGGTCTCACCGTGCTGCTGGCTTTCGTGTTCGGCGCGTTGTTCGCTTCGGCGGACGCGGCTTTCGCGCATCTGGTCGGCAACCTGGTACCGACCTTCGATGGCGTCGACGCCGTCGCGCGGGTTGTGGTTTTCGGGATCGTGGCGTCCTTCGTCCTCGGCGGTGCCTACCTGACCCGATTCCCGCCGCGGCTCGATGTCCTGGCGCCCGCGCCGATGAAGGCGGTGCCTCGCTGGGAGTGGGCGCTGCCGCTGGGCGTGCTCGACGCGCTGTTCCTGGCGTTCGTGGTGGTGCAGGCCGCGGTGCTGTTCGGCGGTCACACCCATGTGCTGGAAACCGAAGGGCTGACCTACGCCGAATATGCCCGGCAGGGCTTCTGGCAGCTGCTGTGGGTCTCGGCGCTGACCCTGCTGGTTCTCGGCGTGGTGATCAGGGTGGCGGGCCGGGCCGACGCGGCCGACCGTCGCCTGCTGCGGGTGCTGGTCGGAATACTCTGCGCCACATCGGTTGTCGTGGTGATCTCGGCCATTCACCGGATGTGGCTGTACCAGCAGGCATACGGCTTCAGCACTGATCGGCTGATGGTGGTGACGATCGAGCTGTGGCTGGGTGTGGTGTTCCTGCTCGTCGCCGCGACGGGGGTGCGGATGTCGGGCCGGTGGCTGCCGCATGCGGTGCTGGTCGCCGGTGTGGTGGCGCTGCTGGGGTTGGCGGCGCTGAATCCCGAGCGGCTCGTGGCCGATCGAAACATCGACCGGTTCCAACAGAACGGTCAGCTCGACGCCGAATACCTGTCCCGGCTGTCGTCGGACATCGACCCGGCGCTGCACCGGTTGCCCGAGCACCTCCGTGCCTGCGTGCGATCCGATGGCTCGGACAGTGACCCCTGGTACCTGTTCAATCTCTCGCGGTCGCGAGCCGACCGTCCGGTGGTGACCGATCTGCCGGAGTACTGCTCGGTGTACTGGTCGTACGACTACCGGTAA
- a CDS encoding HAMP domain-containing sensor histidine kinase: MTALWDRLPRPLDPFASFKVKTGLLVGGAILLASFTFWVGASWQFRYALLAALATSLILTQFLAHGMTSPLRQMTAAARAMARGDYSIRVRATSRDEIGQLAAAFNQMAADLEAADEYRRGLIGNVSHELRTPITALQAVLENVVDGVVEPDAQTMRIALSQTERLGELVSNLLDLSRIEGGAIPLQISRFDVGEFLRDAVEHVAVSASDIPVVIRVTPPDLKAVADPARLRQVVVNLVDNAIRHSPTGGRVMVLATRQLSGLRLEVVDQGPGIAAVERERVFERFTRGATSDGGTGLGLAIARWAVELHGGVIEVMDTGAGCRIKVGIPESTTGEGLP; encoded by the coding sequence GTGACCGCGCTGTGGGACCGGCTGCCTCGACCGCTGGACCCATTCGCATCGTTCAAGGTCAAGACCGGCCTGCTGGTGGGCGGGGCGATCCTGCTGGCCTCGTTCACCTTCTGGGTCGGCGCCAGCTGGCAGTTCCGGTACGCGTTGCTTGCCGCACTTGCCACTTCGTTGATCTTGACGCAGTTCCTGGCGCACGGGATGACCTCGCCGCTGCGGCAGATGACGGCGGCAGCACGCGCGATGGCCCGCGGCGACTACAGCATCCGGGTGCGCGCCACCTCCCGAGACGAAATCGGTCAATTGGCAGCCGCATTCAATCAAATGGCGGCGGATCTCGAGGCTGCCGACGAGTACCGGCGCGGCCTGATCGGCAATGTGTCCCACGAATTGCGCACGCCCATCACGGCACTACAGGCGGTGTTGGAGAACGTGGTGGACGGTGTGGTCGAGCCCGACGCCCAGACCATGCGGATCGCGCTGTCTCAGACTGAGCGCCTCGGTGAGCTGGTGAGCAACCTACTCGATCTGTCCCGTATCGAAGGCGGGGCGATTCCGTTGCAGATCAGTCGGTTCGACGTCGGCGAGTTTTTGCGCGACGCCGTCGAACACGTCGCTGTGTCGGCGAGCGACATACCGGTCGTCATCAGGGTGACCCCGCCCGACTTGAAGGCCGTCGCCGACCCGGCACGGCTACGGCAGGTGGTGGTCAATCTGGTGGACAACGCAATTCGGCACAGTCCGACCGGCGGCCGGGTGATGGTCCTGGCTACTCGTCAGCTGTCGGGCCTGCGGCTCGAAGTGGTGGATCAGGGCCCGGGTATCGCGGCCGTCGAGCGTGAGCGCGTCTTCGAGCGGTTCACCCGCGGTGCGACCTCTGACGGTGGCACGGGCCTGGGGCTGGCGATCGCGCGGTGGGCAGTCGAATTGCACGGCGGGGTAATCGAAGTGATGGACACCGGGGCGGGATGCCGGATCAAGGTCGGTATTCCCGAATCGACGACGGGGGAGGGGTTGCCATGA
- a CDS encoding AmiS/UreI family transporter, with product MGNIGLLLVGVVLFVNGLVSIGIVEPRGAAPLNLFVGTAQVVLPTLVLVQAGGDLGIVNATWPSYLFGFTYLWFGFIQIFDIDTRGFGWYSSFVAAVAAYYAIKSVGTDPVFAVIWASWAIMWSLFFVLLGLGVTKAGRIDLGHFTGWFLVLLGVPTCTVPAILLLNGVWPTSVAAGSVALVVLLAATALSVALSRRAAAGLPEVSVVGSVPQPA from the coding sequence ATGGGAAACATCGGACTGCTTCTCGTCGGCGTGGTGCTGTTCGTCAACGGGCTGGTCTCGATAGGGATCGTCGAACCCCGGGGAGCCGCGCCGCTGAACCTCTTCGTCGGAACCGCCCAGGTTGTCCTGCCCACCCTGGTGCTGGTCCAGGCTGGAGGCGATCTGGGCATCGTCAACGCGACCTGGCCGAGTTACCTGTTCGGATTCACCTACCTGTGGTTCGGCTTCATCCAGATCTTCGACATCGATACGCGGGGATTCGGTTGGTACAGCTCGTTCGTGGCAGCGGTCGCGGCTTACTACGCGATCAAGAGTGTCGGGACCGATCCGGTTTTCGCCGTCATCTGGGCGTCATGGGCCATCATGTGGTCGCTTTTCTTCGTGCTGCTGGGGCTCGGGGTGACGAAAGCCGGCCGGATTGACCTGGGCCACTTCACCGGATGGTTCTTGGTACTGCTGGGAGTCCCGACCTGCACCGTGCCGGCCATCCTGTTGCTGAACGGGGTGTGGCCGACGTCGGTGGCGGCTGGTTCGGTGGCCTTGGTGGTGCTGTTGGCCGCCACCGCCCTGTCCGTGGCGTTGTCCAGACGTGCCGCCGCAGGGCTTCCTGAGGTCTCGGTCGTCGGGAGCGTGCCCCAGCCCGCTTAA